One Ignavibacteriales bacterium genomic region harbors:
- the pdxA gene encoding 4-hydroxythreonine-4-phosphate dehydrogenase PdxA has translation MIRVVFTCGDVNGIGPEIALKVFNKILKKKQTNQIIFICPNNVFEHYYHLTKSSFQFRIVQNNLYSNTHLNLVPLKDARLKIGYPTKTSGNISFQSILKSLDLINKNYADVLVTSPLSKEAFKLANIDFPGHTELLANHEKNKNKFMMLFLSEKVKAGLLTIHKPISKVPYLITIEKVVRAIDLLNQTAKQDLKITSPKIAVLGLNPHAGENGLIGDEEIKIIKPAIKSLQNKINVVGPFVPDAFWGDKSYLKYDLILGMYHDQILIPFKLLNFNCGVNYTAGLKLIRTSPDHGTAYDIAGLNKAYESSILEAYKYAIKIFQNRNQFFASSNTN, from the coding sequence ATGATTCGAGTTGTTTTTACTTGCGGTGATGTAAACGGTATCGGGCCTGAGATAGCATTAAAAGTATTCAATAAAATCTTAAAGAAAAAACAAACTAACCAAATTATTTTTATTTGCCCAAATAATGTTTTTGAACATTATTATCATCTTACAAAATCTTCATTCCAATTTCGCATTGTTCAGAATAATTTATATTCTAATACACATCTAAATTTAGTTCCTCTAAAAGATGCTAGATTAAAAATTGGTTATCCAACAAAAACTTCCGGAAATATTTCATTTCAATCAATATTAAAATCTTTGGATTTGATCAATAAAAATTATGCAGATGTTTTAGTTACATCTCCATTATCTAAGGAAGCATTTAAGCTTGCTAATATTGATTTTCCTGGACATACTGAGTTATTAGCTAATCACGAAAAAAATAAAAATAAATTTATGATGCTTTTTCTTTCAGAAAAAGTTAAAGCTGGTTTGTTAACAATTCATAAACCCATCTCAAAAGTGCCATATCTGATTACAATAGAAAAAGTTGTGAGAGCAATTGATTTATTAAATCAGACAGCAAAACAGGATCTTAAAATTACTAGTCCTAAAATAGCTGTGTTGGGATTAAATCCACACGCGGGTGAAAACGGATTAATTGGTGATGAAGAAATAAAAATCATCAAGCCTGCAATCAAATCGTTACAAAATAAAATAAATGTAGTTGGTCCTTTTGTTCCAGATGCATTTTGGGGAGATAAATCGTACTTGAAATACGACTTAATTTTAGGAATGTATCACGACCAAATATTAATTCCATTTAAGTTACTTAACTTTAATTGTGGTGTTAACTACACTGCCGGTTTAAAGTTAATTCGTACTTCGCCTGATCACGGAACTGCTTATGATATAGCCGGATTAAATAAAGCCTATGAATCAAGTATCCTGGAAGCTTATAAATATGCCATCAAGATATTTCAAAACAGGAATCAATTCTTTGCATCCTCAAATACAAACTGA
- a CDS encoding class I SAM-dependent methyltransferase, producing the protein MHPQIQTDPYLHVAKIYPHLMSFVSYKWWAKYIYSITKNSIVKNPFVLELSAGNCELAKHLSKLYKNYLATDISKNMLTNSNYNLNKVCCDMTAIPFNKKFDLILSSFDSVNYLLSKKRLLKFFKEVENHLSPDGVLTFDVALESNSYKHQKTATTKGISKGIHYLRQSIFMPASKIHKNIFTIKYPNGEKYFEIHKQKIYSYDTFFEMAEKSELYVVNCYKAFSYQKGRAKSDRVQFIMKRKS; encoded by the coding sequence TTGCATCCTCAAATACAAACTGATCCATATCTGCATGTAGCAAAAATCTATCCTCATCTTATGAGCTTTGTAAGTTACAAATGGTGGGCAAAGTATATTTATTCGATCACAAAGAACTCAATTGTTAAAAATCCATTTGTACTTGAACTTTCTGCCGGTAATTGTGAGTTGGCTAAACACCTTTCTAAACTTTACAAGAATTATTTGGCTACCGATATTTCAAAAAATATGCTAACCAATTCAAATTATAATTTGAATAAAGTATGCTGTGATATGACCGCAATTCCCTTCAATAAAAAATTTGATTTAATTTTAAGTTCATTCGATAGTGTAAACTATTTATTAAGTAAAAAACGATTGCTCAAGTTCTTTAAAGAAGTTGAAAATCATCTTTCACCGGATGGAGTTTTAACTTTTGACGTTGCACTTGAAAGCAATAGTTACAAGCATCAAAAGACTGCTACAACAAAGGGAATCTCAAAAGGCATACATTATCTCAGACAAAGTATTTTTATGCCAGCAAGTAAAATCCATAAAAATATTTTTACTATTAAATATCCAAATGGGGAAAAATATTTTGAAATCCACAAGCAAAAAATTTATTCTTACGATACTTTTTTTGAGATGGCTGAAAAATCCGAATTATATGTTGTAAATTGCTATAAAGCTTTTTCATATCAGAAAGGAAGAGCTAAATCTGATCGTGTTCAGTTTATTATGAAAAGGAAATCTTAA
- a CDS encoding ATP-binding cassette domain-containing protein: MLSVQNISFNYDNQILFDNANLELGAGEFAFLIGKSGSGKTSLLQMIYMNLLPQSGIINVGNFSSKTIKKSELPLLRRKIGIVFQDFKLLTDRNVFDNLAFVLEVIATPKKEIKKKVNAVLNEVGLSLKRLNNPENLSGGEKQRVAIARAILNDPLIILADEPTGNLDPETSGEILDLLQKINKRGTAVLFATHNYDMVRKGNTRIFKIEDKKILKGFLKQKDQ; encoded by the coding sequence ATGTTATCTGTTCAGAACATAAGTTTTAATTACGATAATCAAATTCTATTTGATAACGCAAATTTGGAACTAGGTGCTGGTGAGTTTGCTTTTCTTATCGGTAAGAGCGGTTCAGGCAAAACATCGCTTTTACAAATGATTTATATGAACTTACTTCCACAATCTGGAATTATTAATGTTGGTAATTTTAGTTCCAAAACAATCAAGAAAAGTGAACTGCCGCTTCTAAGACGTAAAATCGGAATTGTATTCCAGGACTTTAAATTACTTACTGATAGAAATGTTTTTGATAATCTTGCTTTTGTTTTAGAAGTTATAGCAACACCTAAAAAGGAGATCAAGAAAAAAGTAAATGCAGTATTAAATGAAGTTGGATTATCACTTAAAAGATTAAATAATCCGGAAAATCTTTCCGGTGGCGAAAAACAACGTGTTGCAATTGCAAGAGCAATATTAAATGATCCGCTGATTATTCTTGCCGATGAACCAACAGGTAATCTTGATCCTGAAACATCTGGTGAGATTTTAGATTTACTGCAAAAAATTAATAAACGTGGGACAGCAGTTTTGTTTGCAACTCACAATTATGATATGGTAAGAAAAGGGAATACCCGAATATTTAAAATTGAAGATAAAAAAATCCTTAAAGGATTTTTAAAACAAAAAGATCAGTGA
- a CDS encoding adenylate kinase, with product MHLILFGSPGVGKGTQAKIISNNLKIPHISTGDILRKAVKEQTDLGIKAGEIMAKGELVPDDLMIGMIKEELTSDECKNGFILDGFPRTTIQAEALDRLFTQIGINNSILVHITADEKEIIKRLNNRRACKECGNIFKLKDIEGLDACPNCGAKNSFYLRNDDKEDVIKNRLDIFNSSTMPVLGYYEKKDRVIEVNGFDTIENVNKKIVDSLKERNLYH from the coding sequence ATGCATTTAATTCTATTCGGCTCTCCAGGGGTTGGCAAAGGTACCCAGGCAAAAATAATATCAAACAATTTAAAGATTCCTCATATCTCAACCGGTGATATTTTAAGAAAAGCTGTAAAAGAGCAGACAGATCTTGGTATAAAAGCCGGTGAAATAATGGCAAAAGGTGAACTTGTTCCGGATGATTTAATGATTGGAATGATTAAAGAAGAGCTTACCTCTGATGAATGCAAAAACGGTTTTATTCTTGATGGATTTCCTCGGACAACAATTCAAGCTGAAGCTTTAGATAGATTGTTTACACAGATTGGAATAAATAATTCAATTCTGGTTCATATTACCGCGGATGAAAAAGAAATTATTAAACGGTTAAATAACAGAAGAGCCTGCAAAGAGTGCGGCAATATATTTAAGCTCAAAGATATTGAAGGTTTGGATGCATGCCCAAATTGCGGCGCTAAAAACAGTTTTTACTTAAGAAATGATGACAAAGAAGATGTTATTAAAAACAGGCTGGATATATTTAATTCATCAACAATGCCGGTGCTTGGATATTATGAAAAGAAAGATCGAGTAATAGAAGTAAACGGATTTGATACTATTGAGAATGTTAATAAAAAAATTGTTGATTCGTTGAAAGAAAGAAACCTGTATCACTGA
- a CDS encoding nucleoside deaminase, whose translation MLFSENIYRFMYAALQEAEQAFEEDEVPVGAVAVHNNKIIGRGYNQIEKLNDATAHAEMIALTSASNHLKSWRLNECSIYVTLEPCIMCTGALLSSRIENLYFAASDSKFGACGSLHNLAENSKTNHKIKVYSGILAQESEDLLKSFFAKKRLESKK comes from the coding sequence ATGCTTTTCTCTGAAAATATATATCGCTTTATGTATGCTGCTCTCCAGGAAGCTGAACAGGCTTTTGAAGAAGATGAAGTTCCCGTTGGAGCAGTTGCTGTCCACAACAACAAAATAATTGGTCGCGGCTACAATCAAATTGAAAAACTTAATGATGCTACTGCTCATGCAGAAATGATAGCATTAACTTCAGCATCAAATCATCTAAAAAGTTGGCGATTAAATGAGTGTTCAATTTATGTAACACTTGAACCTTGTATAATGTGTACAGGCGCACTTTTATCATCAAGAATTGAGAATCTATATTTTGCGGCAAGTGATTCTAAGTTTGGTGCTTGCGGGAGTCTTCATAATTTAGCGGAGAATTCGAAAACAAATCATAAAATAAAAGTCTATTCAGGTATTCTTGCACAAGAGAGTGAAGATCTGTTAAAATCATTCTTTGCAAAAAAGCGACTTGAGTCAAAAAAATAA
- a CDS encoding T9SS type A sorting domain-containing protein: MNKTYFILASLFFVSQIFAQDQFTEMTSISLTGVATSSVAWGDYDNDGDLDILLTGDTGSEPVSKIYRNNGDNTFTEQTSIALHGVGSSSVAWGDYDNDGDLDILLTGSSSSGYVSKIYRNNGENTFTEQTGISLTGVHNGSAAWGDYDNDGDLDILLTGNTVDLEESKIYRNNGDNTFTKQTSIFLRGVSNSSVAWGDYDNDGNLDILLTGISNSVSKFTSLYRNNVNNTFTIVPAYLFPVGNSSVAWGDYDNDGDLDILMTGTSIDNDPESKIYSNNGDNTFTEQAGISLTGVATSSVAWGDYDNDGDLDIILTGNTGWVNQTLPISIIYCNNGDNTFTEQTTTLTGVQNSSVAWGDYDNDGDLDILLTGFSSSGPVSKIYRNNNLTLNTLPTAPTNLSSIATLDSVTLSWDKSTDNETPQNGLRYNLVIGTSPEAVNTLSPMSDRNTGYRRVINLGNTNHRNSWTIKRLEVGTFYWSVQAIDNNFAGSNFAPTKSFIFWEPFTEMTSIPLAGVFRSSVAWGDYDNDGDLDILLTGDKFNEFISKIYRNNGDNTFTEQTSISLPLVYWGSVAWGDYDNDGDLDILLTGNKGGPLVSKIYRNNGDNTFTEQVGISLTGVYQSSIAWGDYDNDGDLDILLTGMTESHNPVSKIYRNNGDNSFTEQDGISLTGVFYSSVAWGDYDNDGDLDILLTGGSGYAYVSKIYRNNGDNTFSEQTGISLIGVSDGSAAWGDYDNDGDLDILLTGIPESHVPVSKIYRNDGTNSFVEQTSIYLTGVSDGSSAAWGDYDNDGDLDILLTGSSSADTVFQIYRNNGDNTFSEQTGISFTGVYASSTAWGDYDNDGDLDILLTGDTGGFASISKIYRNNNLTQNTLPAVPSNLSAVINGDDVTLSWDKSTDNETPQNGLRYNLVIGTAPNAVNTLSPMSDRSTGYRRVIELGNTNHNNSWTIKGLDSVQTYYWSVQALDNCFAASGFAQEHSLNITSIEEEQFNGLPTEYKLNQNYPNPFNPITVISWQSPVSSWQTMKVYDVLGNEVATLVNEYKPAGRYEVYFNGSGLTSGIYFYKISSGSFVETKKMILLK, translated from the coding sequence ATGAACAAAACATACTTTATACTCGCATCCTTATTTTTTGTCTCCCAAATTTTCGCGCAGGATCAATTCACAGAAATGACCTCAATATCTTTAACAGGAGTTGCAACTAGCAGCGTAGCCTGGGGAGATTATGATAATGATGGTGATCTTGACATTTTGCTCACTGGAGATACAGGTAGTGAACCAGTATCCAAAATATACCGGAACAACGGGGATAACACATTCACAGAACAAACATCAATTGCATTACATGGCGTTGGATCTAGTTCAGTAGCCTGGGGAGATTATGATAATGATGGTGATCTTGACATATTGTTGACTGGATCGTCAAGCTCCGGTTATGTATCTAAAATATATCGCAATAACGGGGAAAACACATTCACAGAACAAACTGGAATATCTTTAACAGGAGTTCATAATGGTAGTGCCGCGTGGGGAGATTATGATAATGACGGTGATCTTGACATTTTGCTGACTGGAAATACTGTTGATTTGGAAGAATCTAAAATATACCGCAATAATGGAGATAACACATTCACAAAACAAACATCAATATTTCTGAGAGGAGTTTCTAATAGTAGCGTAGCGTGGGGAGATTATGATAATGATGGTAATCTTGACATATTGCTGACTGGTATTTCAAATAGCGTAAGTAAATTTACAAGTTTATATCGTAATAACGTAAATAACACATTCACAATAGTGCCAGCATATCTTTTTCCAGTTGGTAACAGTTCAGTAGCCTGGGGTGATTATGATAATGACGGAGATCTTGACATATTGATGACTGGAACTTCGATTGATAATGATCCAGAATCTAAAATATACAGCAATAACGGAGATAACACATTCACAGAGCAAGCTGGAATATCTTTAACAGGAGTTGCAACTAGCAGCGTAGCCTGGGGAGATTATGATAATGATGGCGATCTTGACATAATTTTAACTGGAAATACAGGGTGGGTTAATCAAACTTTACCGATATCTATAATTTATTGCAACAATGGAGATAACACTTTCACAGAACAAACTACAACTCTAACAGGAGTTCAGAATAGTTCAGTAGCATGGGGCGATTATGATAATGATGGCGATCTTGACATTTTACTGACTGGATTCTCAAGCTCTGGTCCAGTATCCAAAATATATCGTAACAATAATCTCACACTAAACACATTGCCTACTGCCCCAACTAACTTGTCATCAATAGCCACCTTAGACAGCGTTACTTTAAGCTGGGATAAAAGTACAGATAACGAAACACCGCAAAACGGTTTAAGATATAATTTAGTAATTGGCACATCACCTGAAGCAGTAAATACTCTCTCACCAATGTCAGATAGAAATACAGGATACAGACGTGTAATAAATCTTGGAAATACTAACCATAGAAATAGCTGGACTATAAAAAGATTAGAAGTAGGAACTTTTTACTGGAGTGTTCAAGCAATAGATAATAACTTTGCAGGTTCTAACTTTGCACCTACAAAAAGCTTTATATTTTGGGAACCATTCACCGAAATGACTTCAATACCTCTAGCAGGAGTATTTAGAAGCAGCGTAGCCTGGGGAGATTATGATAATGATGGTGATTTGGATATTTTGTTGACTGGAGATAAATTTAATGAATTTATATCCAAAATATACCGCAATAATGGAGATAACACATTCACAGAACAAACATCAATATCTTTACCATTAGTTTATTGGGGCAGTGTAGCCTGGGGAGATTATGATAATGATGGTGATCTTGACATTTTGTTGACTGGAAATAAGGGTGGTCCTTTAGTATCAAAAATATACCGCAATAATGGGGATAACACATTCACAGAGCAAGTTGGAATATCTTTAACAGGAGTTTATCAGAGCAGTATAGCCTGGGGAGATTATGATAATGATGGTGATCTAGACATATTATTAACTGGAATGACAGAGTCTCACAATCCAGTATCTAAAATATATCGCAATAACGGAGATAACTCTTTCACAGAGCAGGATGGAATTTCTTTAACAGGAGTTTTCTATAGTAGCGTAGCGTGGGGAGATTATGATAATGATGGTGATCTTGACATTTTGCTGACTGGAGGTTCAGGGTATGCTTATGTATCCAAAATATATCGCAATAACGGAGATAACACATTTTCAGAACAGACTGGAATATCTTTAATAGGAGTTTCTGATGGTAGTGCAGCCTGGGGAGATTATGATAATGATGGAGATCTAGACATATTATTAACTGGAATTCCAGAGTCTCACGTTCCAGTATCTAAAATATACCGCAACGACGGAACCAACTCATTCGTAGAACAAACATCAATATACCTAACAGGAGTTTCTGATGGCAGCTCGGCAGCCTGGGGAGATTATGACAATGATGGTGATCTCGACATTTTGTTGACTGGATCTTCAAGTGCAGATACCGTATTCCAAATATACCGCAATAATGGGGACAACACATTCTCAGAACAAACTGGAATATCTTTTACAGGAGTTTATGCCAGCAGTACAGCTTGGGGAGATTATGATAATGATGGTGATCTGGACATTTTGCTTACTGGAGATACTGGTGGTTTTGCTTCTATATCTAAAATATACCGCAACAATAATCTTACACAAAACACTTTACCCGCTGTCCCCTCAAACTTGTCAGCAGTAATTAACGGAGACGATGTTACTCTAAGTTGGGATAAAAGCACAGACAACGAAACGCCGCAGAATGGTTTAAGATATAATTTAGTAATTGGCACTGCACCAAATGCAGTTAATACATTATCACCAATGTCGGACAGATCAACAGGCTACAGGAGGGTGATAGAACTTGGCAATACAAATCACAACAATAGCTGGACGATTAAGGGACTGGATTCAGTACAAACTTATTACTGGAGTGTACAGGCATTAGACAACTGTTTTGCTGCCTCCGGATTTGCGCAGGAACACTCTTTAAATATTACATCAATTGAAGAAGAACAGTTCAATGGGTTACCAACAGAGTATAAGTTAAATCAAAATTATCCAAATCCATTTAATCCAATTACTGTAATTAGTTGGCAGTCACCGGTGAGCAGCTGGCAAACTATGAAAGTATACGATGTGTTAGGAAATGAAGTTGCAACCCTGGTTAATGAATATAAACCTGCAGGAAGATATGAAGTTTATTTTAATGGTTCTGGTTTAACAAGTGGAATTTATTTTTATAAAATTTCGTCTGGTAGTTTTGTTGAAACGAAGAAGATGATTTTGTTAAAATAA
- a CDS encoding bifunctional 3-deoxy-7-phosphoheptulonate synthase/chorismate mutase has translation MKEIREKINSIDDKMLQLLAERRELSVEIIKLKNEDKSAIRDRDREKQLLTRLIEAGRNYGLDTHYVSKIFQEIISDSIRIQNRFVLNSSNESEKDDLIKVAIQGIEGSYSYLTSKQFFSDSGKDIHFKKYNTFDEVVESVEDSSSDYAILPIENTTSGSINDVYDALQSSNLNIVGEEIFPVKHCLLTIEDVPLNSIKKIFTHYQAARQCSKFIKSIPNAEVELLPDTAKSVEYIKEKGDKTFAAIASREAAEIFNVVVLRENIANQQGNFTRFLICSRSPLTVDERIPAKTSLILATAHKPGSLVDALSVFRDYEINMTKLESRPIIGNPWEEMFYLDFQGNIQNQKVKSLLDEVGKHTRYLKILGCYPAKDVEKTKVESISIKTEDVKETFSPPEIITTKKSSSKISYKLASRDYKSDDTIISVRDVKIGGGKFVIIAGPCSVESYNQILDCAKEVKDGFAHILRGGCFKPRTSPYAFQGLGFEALDYLKSAGDDYDLPIITEVLSVDQVEMVAEKSDILQVGARNMQNFSLLSEVGKSFRPVMLKRGLMASIDELLNAAEYILARGNRQVILCERGIRTFETATRNTLDLSAIPILKELTHLPVIVDPSHAVGKRDKVLPMAKAAKAVGADGIMVEIHPDPDKALSDGEQSMRFDQFRLMTQELEKMN, from the coding sequence ATGAAAGAAATCAGAGAAAAAATAAATTCTATTGATGATAAAATGCTTCAACTTCTAGCAGAAAGAAGAGAATTAAGTGTTGAGATCATCAAACTTAAAAATGAAGATAAATCTGCAATACGAGATCGTGACAGAGAAAAGCAATTATTAACAAGATTAATTGAAGCCGGAAGAAACTATGGTTTGGATACTCATTATGTTTCCAAAATATTTCAGGAAATTATAAGTGATTCCATCCGTATACAAAATAGATTTGTGCTTAATAGTTCAAACGAATCTGAAAAAGATGATTTAATTAAAGTTGCAATACAAGGAATTGAAGGCTCTTACAGTTACTTAACGTCCAAGCAGTTTTTCAGTGATTCAGGAAAAGATATTCACTTTAAAAAGTATAATACTTTTGATGAAGTAGTTGAATCTGTCGAAGATTCAAGTTCGGATTATGCCATTCTTCCAATTGAAAATACAACAAGCGGAAGTATAAATGACGTTTATGATGCATTGCAAAGCAGTAATCTTAATATAGTCGGTGAAGAAATTTTTCCTGTAAAACATTGTTTGCTCACAATTGAAGACGTTCCATTAAATAGTATTAAAAAGATTTTTACACACTATCAGGCTGCAAGGCAATGCAGTAAGTTTATAAAATCAATTCCTAATGCAGAAGTTGAGTTGCTACCTGATACCGCGAAATCAGTTGAATACATCAAAGAAAAAGGTGATAAAACTTTTGCTGCAATTGCAAGCAGGGAAGCAGCGGAAATATTTAATGTGGTAGTGCTTCGTGAAAATATTGCAAACCAGCAAGGCAATTTTACAAGATTTTTAATTTGTTCCCGATCTCCACTTACAGTTGATGAAAGAATTCCTGCAAAAACATCTTTAATACTTGCAACAGCACATAAGCCGGGTTCGCTTGTAGATGCACTTTCAGTTTTTCGCGATTATGAGATTAACATGACAAAACTTGAATCGCGTCCGATAATCGGAAATCCATGGGAAGAAATGTTCTATCTTGATTTTCAAGGAAACATTCAAAATCAAAAAGTAAAATCTTTATTAGATGAAGTTGGAAAACATACTCGCTACTTAAAAATTCTTGGCTGCTATCCTGCAAAAGATGTTGAAAAAACAAAGGTTGAAAGCATATCAATCAAGACTGAAGACGTTAAAGAAACATTTTCTCCGCCTGAGATAATCACAACAAAAAAATCTTCGTCAAAAATTTCCTATAAACTTGCAAGTAGAGATTATAAAAGCGACGATACTATAATTTCTGTTCGCGATGTAAAAATCGGGGGCGGTAAATTTGTAATTATTGCCGGACCATGTTCTGTTGAATCTTACAATCAAATACTTGATTGTGCAAAAGAAGTTAAGGATGGATTTGCACACATCTTGCGTGGTGGTTGTTTTAAACCGAGAACATCACCGTATGCTTTTCAGGGTTTGGGATTTGAGGCGTTGGATTATTTAAAATCAGCGGGTGATGATTATGATTTACCGATAATTACAGAAGTATTGTCTGTTGATCAAGTTGAAATGGTTGCCGAGAAATCTGATATATTACAAGTTGGCGCAAGAAACATGCAAAATTTTTCTTTATTATCTGAAGTCGGTAAATCTTTCAGACCCGTTATGTTAAAACGCGGATTGATGGCTTCAATTGATGAACTACTTAATGCTGCTGAATATATTCTTGCACGAGGAAACAGACAGGTAATTTTATGTGAACGCGGTATTAGAACCTTTGAAACTGCAACTCGCAATACTTTGGATTTAAGTGCGATACCAATTCTTAAAGAATTAACGCATCTTCCAGTAATTGTTGATCCATCACACGCAGTAGGTAAGCGTGATAAAGTTCTTCCAATGGCTAAGGCTGCCAAGGCTGTTGGTGCTGATGGAATTATGGTAGAAATTCATCCTGACCCTGATAAAGCTCTAAGTGATGGTGAACAATCAATGCGATTTGATCAATTCCGTTTAATGACACAAGAACTTGAGAAAATGAATTGA
- a CDS encoding prephenate dehydrogenase/arogenate dehydrogenase family protein: MIISRIAIIGLGLIGGSFAKAIKHSDASIFISAYDKPDILNIALNEKVIDEGLKSINDSLNSDLIILALPIEQSLKVFKELSPRLKPNQIISDLCSVKGIFADEWKLISSAGRYFGAHPMTGKEKSGYDNSDLLLYENSVFIICSENENDEILNSYIDFIKLTGARIVLLDAHLHDRIIANVSHLPQLLSVLLMNQADNTMENVNLLDFAAGGFRDMTRIASSDFKIWESIIQYNKVDILKSLNSFQDQIFILQKLIEDEDYKSIENQFERARLARNEIPINTKGFIDRLFEITVFVKDEPGMISKISTILFKNSINIKDIELLKIREGTGGNFKFYFESESDADKAKLLIVKAGFNIQ; this comes from the coding sequence TTGATCATTAGCAGAATTGCCATTATAGGTTTAGGATTAATTGGCGGATCTTTTGCAAAAGCCATTAAGCATTCGGATGCAAGTATTTTTATCTCCGCATATGATAAACCTGATATTCTAAACATAGCATTGAATGAAAAAGTTATTGATGAGGGATTAAAAAGTATCAATGATTCTCTAAATTCTGATTTAATAATATTAGCTTTACCCATTGAACAAAGTTTAAAAGTCTTCAAAGAACTTTCTCCAAGATTAAAACCTAACCAAATAATTTCTGATCTTTGCAGCGTAAAAGGAATATTTGCAGATGAATGGAAATTGATTTCCAGTGCCGGCAGATATTTTGGTGCCCATCCAATGACAGGAAAAGAAAAGAGCGGTTATGACAATTCTGACCTATTGCTTTATGAAAACTCAGTCTTTATTATTTGTTCTGAAAATGAAAACGATGAAATATTAAATTCATACATTGATTTTATTAAACTTACGGGCGCAAGAATTGTTTTATTGGATGCTCATCTTCACGATAGAATAATTGCTAATGTTTCTCATCTACCACAATTACTTTCCGTTTTATTGATGAATCAGGCTGATAATACAATGGAAAATGTTAATCTACTTGATTTTGCTGCAGGCGGTTTTCGTGACATGACTCGAATAGCTTCGAGTGATTTTAAAATCTGGGAATCGATTATACAATACAACAAAGTTGATATTTTAAAATCCTTAAATTCCTTTCAAGATCAAATATTTATTTTGCAAAAATTAATTGAAGATGAAGATTATAAATCAATTGAAAATCAATTTGAAAGAGCTCGACTTGCAAGAAATGAAATTCCGATTAACACAAAGGGATTTATAGATCGGCTTTTTGAAATAACAGTTTTTGTAAAAGATGAACCTGGAATGATTAGTAAAATATCCACGATACTTTTTAAAAATAGCATCAACATTAAAGACATTGAGTTGCTAAAGATTCGTGAGGGTACAGGCGGTAACTTTAAATTTTATTTTGAATCGGAATCTGATGCTGATAAAGCAAAGTTACTTATTGTTAAGGCTGGATTCAATATTCAGTAG